Sequence from the Ereboglobus luteus genome:
TCACAAACGTCTCCAGCACCGAGCCGCCAAACACACCGTCGGCCTCCTCGTTGTCATCCGGCGAATCGTCCCCGGACCGGCCTTGCGCCTCGGCGACGCGCTCGAAAAATGCGCGCGCGCTGTCGATCTGCTCCTGCTGGCCGAGCAGGAGGAGCTTGTCGCCCGGGTAAAGGCGCAGCCCCGAATCCGTCGCGGTGATCACGTGGCCGTTGCGCTCCACCTCCAGAATCGAGCAGCCGAAACGCGTGGGTATCGCGAGCTCGGCGAGCGTTCGGCCGGTGTATTCGGCGCCGCGCGGCACCACGCAATCATCGAGGCCCACATCCCATTCCCCGAGGCTGCGGTCGAGCGCGACACGCGCCTCCTCGCGCACTTGCGAAGGCGCGCGCGAATCCTCCGCGAGCACTTCCTGCACGGAGCTTTCCCAGGAGCTATACCAATAGATGAGCTTGTTGGAAAAAACGACCATCACCGCGACCGCGCCGACGCCGATGATCGCCCAACCCCAGCCCGGCAGCGTCTTGAGCGGCAGCAACGCATACAGCCAATACGCCACGCCGACCGCCGCCGCTGCCTTGAGCACTCCGGTGAGCGCGCGCGATTGCAGCCGCGCGGGCGTGTCGGGACTGCCGCCGAGCCCCTCGCCGATGATCATGGCGATTGCCGAAAGATTGCGCCACACCGCGACGAGCGGAATCAGCACCAGCACGCCCACCACGCACCAGAAAATATAACCCAGCGTCTCGGGGCTTATCGTGTCGGCAAACGACACCTCGAGCTCGGTCAATATCCGCCCCGAAAAAATCAGCAGCCCGCTCACCAGCAAAATCTCGATGACCAGCGTGGGCAGGCGACCGCGAATCAACTGAAACATCGGCCTGCCCGAACGGCGCGTCTGGATGTCCTGCAACCAGCCGTGATACGCGGCGATGGCGCGCGTCACGAAACGCGGTTCCACCTTGTCCATGAAATTTAAAATCGGGTCCGCAAAACGGTTCAGAATCGGCGTCGCCAGCACGGTCAAAATCGAAAGCCCCACCGCCACCGGATAAAACGAAGCCGGCAAAATCGCCGCCGTCACGCCCGCCTGCGCGATGATAAACGTGAACTCGCCCAGCGGCGTGAGCAGCAGCCCGCCGCGCCGCGCCTGCCTTGGCGGAATGCCCACAATCACCAGCGCAAAACCGCACGCGATCGGACGCACAAACAGCGAAAACGCGCCCAGCAGCACCACCGTCAGCCACACCTCGCCGAGCATTCGCAAATCGATCAACATGCCGATCGACACAAAAAACACGCTGCTGAAAATATATTTAATTCCCCCAAAATCTTTCTCGATCGCGATCTTCTGCTTGATCTCCGCCACGACCGCGCCGAACAAAAACGCGCCCATCGCCATCGAGTAGCCCGCCTTCACAGTCAGGAACGCGCACAAAAGCAGCAGCCCCACGACGATGATCGTCTGGATCTCGGGATCGTTTTTCTTTTCCAGCTTTCGCAGCACGCGCGGCATGAGCAGCAGCCCCGCCATGATCAGCAGCACCACAAACGCGCCCATCACCCCGAGCACCATGCCCACCCCGCCGCCGCCCTCGCCGCCGGAGGTCACGCTCGCGCTGAGCACCGTCAGCATGATCACCGCGACCACGTCCTCCACGACTGTTATGGCCAGCGCCATTTGCGCCGCGCGATCGTGATTGAGTTTCAACTCCTGCATGATCTTGGAAATCACCGCCGAGCTCGACACCATCAGCATCGCCGCCACGAACAGGCTCATCATCGTCGACCAGTTCAAAAACCACCCGAGCAGCAGCGTGAATTGCAGCATAAAAAATGCCCCCAGCGCGGTCGCCGCAAGCGTCGCAAACCCCATCCTGCCGATCTTCGACAAACTCAACTCAAGCCCGATCGAAAACATCACGAACACAAGGCCCAGCTCCGAGAGTTCCTTGATGCGCGCCTCGTCATGAATGAACACAACAGGCGAGGTGTGCGGCCCGATGATAATGCCCGCGATCAAATACCCGACAATCACCGACAAACCAAACCGCTTGCACACAATGCCCGCGACCCCCGCCGCAAGCAAAAGAACCCCCAGATCCTGAATGATGGTATTATGCACGAAACCAATGATGAATCGCGAAGCCCAAGAAGTGAAAGCCGGAAAACCGTCCGCGCCCCATTTTTTTGGGCCGCGCCACTTCCGCTATTTGCCATTCACCATTCGGACAACCTGCGCGTGCAACCCCGGCCCCGCCGCGATGATCGAATCCGCGTTCACCGGGTCTCCGCCGCGCCAGTCCGTGATCACGCCGCCCGCGCCGCGCACCACCGGAATCAACGCCTGGATGTCCCACGGGTTCATGATCGGGTCGAGCATCACGTCCGCCCATCCGCCCGCGAGCAACAGGTAGCCGTAACAATCGCCCCAGGTTCGCGCGAGCCGCGCCTTCGCAAGCAGCTCATCGTATGCCGGGCCGTTTTGATATTTGCTCACGTTCAACGGGTCGCTCGTCAGCACCGTCGCCTCCTCGATGCGCGCGCACTCGCGCACTCGCACCGCGCGGCCGTTGAGCATCGTCTCGACGCCGTCACCAACCATCAACTGCCCGAGCACCGGCTGGTGAATCGCGCCCAGCACCGGCTCGCCGCGATGCTTCAGCGCGATCAAAGTCCCCCACAACGGCACGCCCGAGATGAACGACTTCGTGCCGTCGATCGGGTCTAGCACCCAGACCCATTCCGCGTCCGCGCGCTCGTTGCCAAACTCCTCGCCAACGATTCCGTGCGCGGGAAATTTTTTCGCAATCATATCGCGCATCAATTCCTCCGCGCCGCGATCCGCCGCCGTCACGGGCGACGCGTCGCCTTTCATCTCGACCGCCAGCCCCGGATTGCCGAAGTGCGGCGTGATGAATTCACCGCTGCGCCGCGCCAGCTCGATCATGAAATCGCGATACTCGGAAAGCTCTGGAAAATTGCTCATGGTGTTTCGCGTCACCTTGCCCGCTCCCGCTTTCCAAATCGATTCAAATCGACTCAGGCCGAATTATGTCGATTTATGCCGCGCCCGCCCTTGCCACGGGCCGCCATTCCGCGCAAATTCGCCCGCATTCATGATTCCGCCCAAGACATTGGTCTTCGCCCTCGCCGCATTCCTGATGGTCGCAAACGCGACCGGCACAGCGCGCGCGCAGGAATCGCTGGCGCCGCCGGTGCCCTTCCCCGCCGAACAAACCCCGCCCGTCGCACCCGGCCCCGGCGTGCTCACCGAGCTCGCCGCGCAACGCGCCCTCGAAACCGGCCTGCCCTCCATCGCCGCCGAAATCTACCGACAGCTTCTCAACGACCCCGCAACCATCGCCACCCCGCAAACACACAACCGCGTCACTCTCGCCTTCGCCACCGCGCTGATTGAGGACGACCGCATCGAGGAAGCGGCCGGAGCCCTGCAACAATTCTCCGGCGCGCCTACTCCCGCGGTTATTCTCCGGCAGGCATTGATCGACGCGCGCGCGCGCCGTTTCGAAAACGCCCGCTCCGCCATTGCCTCGCTCCAGCCGGAAGACCTGCCCCAATCGGACCGCCCGTGGCTCTTTTTCATGCGCGGCATGCTCGCGGAGGAAGCGGGCGACTACACGCAGGCCTCCCAGCAATACCAGCAAGCCGAAACCTCGACCGCCACCGATGCGCAGCGCTCCTGGTTCATGCTCTCGCGCAGACGCGTTCAGCTCTTCCTCGGCCAGGCAGGCGAAAACACCATCGCCAGCCTCCGCCAGACAGTCGACCGCAACCCCGGACGCCGCGACAGTTACGGCGCCATCAGCCAGCTCGCCGTCGCGCTCAACGCCGCCAACCGCCGCAGCGAGGCCGTCACCCTTCTCCAGACACAACTCCAGTTTCTCCCCCAGCAGGAAACCGCGATTCGCGACGAGTGGCGGCTCCTCCTGGGGCTCATCGCCGGGGCCGACGACAACTCCGGACGCGACGCCTTGCGCAAACTCCTCGCCGATTCCAGCGACCACGACAAACAACGCGCCGCCCTCCGCCTCCTCGCCAACGCATCCCAAACCAAGGAACGCGCCACCGAGTTTCACAACTGGCTCAACCAATTCATCGCGGCCACCCCGCCCCATCCGATCCTCGACGACCTGCTCCTTTTCCGCGCCCAACTCGCCCTCGCCGGACAAACCGGCAAGGACTTCGACTCCGCGGAAGCCGACGCCAGCCGGCTCCTCGCCGAGTTTCCCGGCTCGCCGCTTCGCGCCGCCGCGCTCGGCGTGCAAACCGCCATCGCATGGGAACAAGGCCGCTATCGCGCCGCCGCCGACTGGGCCGCGCGCGCGCGCACCGAGTTGAAATTCGGCCCCGTCCACGCCCGGCTCGGCGTGCTCATTGCCGAGGCTTATTTTCGCGCCAAGGATTTCCGCAACGCTTCCGGCGCCTACGGCTCCGCCCTCGCCGATGTTCCCGAGGGAGTCGAGCCCGGCATGCTCATGTTCCAACGGGTGCTCTCCGAAATCCAAGCCCACTCCAACGGCGGCCCCCTCGCCTCCGCGCAAAAAGTTCTCGACGATTATTCCAACGACGAACGCTTCGACCCAGTCAATCGCTGGCAGGCCGAGTGGAACCTCTCCCGCGCGCTTCAAGCCGCCGGCGAAACCGCGCAAGCCTATGCCCGCGTCAGCCGACTGCTCGCCGAACCGACGGGCGACGGAACATTGCCCGCCGGACTTCGCGCCCGCATGGCATGGCTCCAAATGCGCCTTGCCTACGATTCCGGCAACTACGAGCAGGCAATCGCCCATGCCGAAAAAATAAAAAACTCCCTCGATGACGTGGACCCTGAATTGCGCGCCGACATCATCAGCATGGCGCTCCTCCTGGAAGTCGAGGCCGGTTACGCCCTCGCCCAACCCGGGCAGTCGCCCTCCGACAAGATCGCCTCGACCCTCCGCCTGCTCCGCGGCGAATACCCGAAAACCGCCGCCGCCATCCGCTCCTACATTATCGAGGCCGACCAAGCAGCCAGGCGCGGCCAGATCGTCGAGGCGCAGGGACTTCTCCGCAAACTCGCCGACGATTATAAAGGCACCCCCTACGCCTCCTACGCGCTTTACCAAGCCGCCATCTACGCCGAAAGCCGCGCGCAGGATCAGTATTACCGCGAAGCCTACCGCCTCCTCGAGGACCTTGTGTTAAACGAGGAAAACACCAACCCCGGCGCGCAAGGCGAGCTCGTCTTTTACGCGCGCCTCAGGCAAGGCAACCTCCTTCGCACCATCAACGAATACGGGCACGCCATCGAAACCTATCGCGACCTCATCAACCGCTACAAATTCCCCGAATTCCGCGACGCCCTGATCGCCGAGCTCGCCCTCGCCGACTGCTACGCCGCCATCGCCAGTTCGGACGCATCCCGCGCCGAAAGCGCCGCCGCCATCTATGAACGCCTCCTCGATCTTCCCGCCGCGCCGGTGGATCTTCGCGTCGAAGCCGGTTACAAGTTCGGCCTCAACCTCATCGCCCGCAACACCCCCGCCCGGCTTGAAACCATCTGGTGGCAGATGATAAACGACTTCCTCCTCGACGACACCCAAGCCGCCAAGCTCGGCCCCAAGGGCCGCTACTGGATGTCGCGCACACTGCTCCGCCTTGGCGAAATGCTCGAGCAGCAGTCAAAATTCACCCAAGCCCGCGAAGCCTACTCCCTCATCATCCGCAAGGACCTCCCCGGCGCCACCCTCGCCCAAAATCGCATCACGAGAGGGAACGGTTGAAACACGAAAAAGGCGCCGGAAGTTTCGGCGAACGCCGCCGGCTTGTTGCACAATAGTCAGGTGGCGTTCCGGATTGTCTCCAACTCCTCCCAGCGGGCGTAGGCGGTGGCGAGGGTTGACTCCAATTCCTCAAGACGGGCGTGAACAACCGGGGCGGCGGCGGAATCACTTTTATAGAAATCGGGATCGGAAAGCTTGGCCGTGAGCCCGGCTTGCTCGGCTTCGAGCGCCTCGATTTTGGCGGGAAGTTCGTCGAGCTCGCGGTTTTCCTTGTTGGTGAGCTTTCGGGGGCGGGCGGACTTGGCGGGCGTGGACGATGTTTTTTTGCCAAGGGCCGGCGAGGCTTGTTGCGCGCGCAATGCCGCCGCTGAGTCGAGCGCGGCGCGCTGGCGGATGTAATCGGCGTAACCGCCGACGTATTCGGCAACGCGACCATCGCCCTCCATGACCATCGTGCTCGTGACGACGTTGTCGAGAAAGTCGCGGTCGTGGCTCACGAGAAGCAGCGTGCCCTGATATTCAACGAGCAGGTTTTCGAGGAGGTCGAGCGTCTCGGCGTCGAGGTCGTTGGTGGGCTCGTCGAGCACAAGGACGTTGGCGGGTTTTGTGAAGAGACGCGCGAGAAGCAAGCGGTTGCGCTCGCCTCCGGAAAGCACGCGCGCGGGTGTGCGGGCGCGTTGCGACGAGAAAAGAAAATCCTGAAGGTAGGTGATCACGTGGCGCTGGCGTCCGTCGATGGTGACGGTTGTGTTTCCGTCGGCGATATTGTCGGCCACGGTTTTGTCGTCGTCGATTTGCGCGCGGAACTGGTCAAAATAAACAACCTCTAGGTTTGTGCCGTGCTTGATCGTGCCGGCGGTTGGCGCGAGTTCGCCGAGCAGGAGTTTTATGAGCGTGGTTTTGCCCGAGCCGTTCGGACCGATGATGCCGATTTTATCACCGCGAGTGATCGTGGTTGTGAGATCGCGGATGATGCATTTGCCGTTTGGATACGCGAACGACATCTCCTCCGCCTCCACAACCTTCACGCCAGAGCGGTCGGCCTCGGCGAGGCGCATGCTGGCATTGCCGGTGCGCTCACGGCGGGCGAGGCGTTCGGCGCGCATGGCGGCGAGCGCTTCGAGGCGGGCGCCGGAGCGCTTGCGCTGCGCGCTGGGTTTGCGACGCGCCCACTCCTCCTCCTGCGC
This genomic interval carries:
- a CDS encoding cation:proton antiporter — its product is MHNTIIQDLGVLLLAAGVAGIVCKRFGLSVIVGYLIAGIIIGPHTSPVVFIHDEARIKELSELGLVFVMFSIGLELSLSKIGRMGFATLAATALGAFFMLQFTLLLGWFLNWSTMMSLFVAAMLMVSSSAVISKIMQELKLNHDRAAQMALAITVVEDVVAVIMLTVLSASVTSGGEGGGGVGMVLGVMGAFVVLLIMAGLLLMPRVLRKLEKKNDPEIQTIIVVGLLLLCAFLTVKAGYSMAMGAFLFGAVVAEIKQKIAIEKDFGGIKYIFSSVFFVSIGMLIDLRMLGEVWLTVVLLGAFSLFVRPIACGFALVIVGIPPRQARRGGLLLTPLGEFTFIIAQAGVTAAILPASFYPVAVGLSILTVLATPILNRFADPILNFMDKVEPRFVTRAIAAYHGWLQDIQTRRSGRPMFQLIRGRLPTLVIEILLVSGLLIFSGRILTELEVSFADTISPETLGYIFWCVVGVLVLIPLVAVWRNLSAIAMIIGEGLGGSPDTPARLQSRALTGVLKAAAAVGVAYWLYALLPLKTLPGWGWAIIGVGAVAVMVVFSNKLIYWYSSWESSVQEVLAEDSRAPSQVREEARVALDRSLGEWDVGLDDCVVPRGAEYTGRTLAELAIPTRFGCSILEVERNGHVITATDSGLRLYPGDKLLLLGQQEQIDSARAFFERVAEAQGRSGDDSPDDNEEADGVFGGSVLETFVMPECERAGKTLAELRISQATGVRVAGIRRGTEQIVNPISSTRLLAGDCLLVVGTIVELREFRNWVVSAGA
- the hisN gene encoding histidinol-phosphatase, with amino-acid sequence MSNFPELSEYRDFMIELARRSGEFITPHFGNPGLAVEMKGDASPVTAADRGAEELMRDMIAKKFPAHGIVGEEFGNERADAEWVWVLDPIDGTKSFISGVPLWGTLIALKHRGEPVLGAIHQPVLGQLMVGDGVETMLNGRAVRVRECARIEEATVLTSDPLNVSKYQNGPAYDELLAKARLARTWGDCYGYLLLAGGWADVMLDPIMNPWDIQALIPVVRGAGGVITDWRGGDPVNADSIIAAGPGLHAQVVRMVNGK
- a CDS encoding ATP-binding cassette domain-containing protein; protein product: MALVNLLDINLAFGGPAVLENVNFQIDPGERVCLVGRNGSGKTTLMRVIAGEMQSDTGVVSRQPGARFARLTQEIPADVRGIIHDIVSSGLAEVAHEESWERELRLEKLLERMSINPRADFAALSGGLKRRVLLARALASQPDLLLLDEPTNHLDLESILWLENFLLNEKISLFFVTHDRAFLRRLATRIVELDRGIITNWDCPYDTYLARRQERLEAEERQMAAADKKLAQEEEWARRKPSAQRKRSGARLEALAAMRAERLARRERTGNASMRLAEADRSGVKVVEAEEMSFAYPNGKCIIRDLTTTITRGDKIGIIGPNGSGKTTLIKLLLGELAPTAGTIKHGTNLEVVYFDQFRAQIDDDKTVADNIADGNTTVTIDGRQRHVITYLQDFLFSSQRARTPARVLSGGERNRLLLARLFTKPANVLVLDEPTNDLDAETLDLLENLLVEYQGTLLLVSHDRDFLDNVVTSTMVMEGDGRVAEYVGGYADYIRQRAALDSAAALRAQQASPALGKKTSSTPAKSARPRKLTNKENRELDELPAKIEALEAEQAGLTAKLSDPDFYKSDSAAAPVVHARLEELESTLATAYARWEELETIRNAT
- a CDS encoding tetratricopeptide repeat protein is translated as MIPPKTLVFALAAFLMVANATGTARAQESLAPPVPFPAEQTPPVAPGPGVLTELAAQRALETGLPSIAAEIYRQLLNDPATIATPQTHNRVTLAFATALIEDDRIEEAAGALQQFSGAPTPAVILRQALIDARARRFENARSAIASLQPEDLPQSDRPWLFFMRGMLAEEAGDYTQASQQYQQAETSTATDAQRSWFMLSRRRVQLFLGQAGENTIASLRQTVDRNPGRRDSYGAISQLAVALNAANRRSEAVTLLQTQLQFLPQQETAIRDEWRLLLGLIAGADDNSGRDALRKLLADSSDHDKQRAALRLLANASQTKERATEFHNWLNQFIAATPPHPILDDLLLFRAQLALAGQTGKDFDSAEADASRLLAEFPGSPLRAAALGVQTAIAWEQGRYRAAADWAARARTELKFGPVHARLGVLIAEAYFRAKDFRNASGAYGSALADVPEGVEPGMLMFQRVLSEIQAHSNGGPLASAQKVLDDYSNDERFDPVNRWQAEWNLSRALQAAGETAQAYARVSRLLAEPTGDGTLPAGLRARMAWLQMRLAYDSGNYEQAIAHAEKIKNSLDDVDPELRADIISMALLLEVEAGYALAQPGQSPSDKIASTLRLLRGEYPKTAAAIRSYIIEADQAARRGQIVEAQGLLRKLADDYKGTPYASYALYQAAIYAESRAQDQYYREAYRLLEDLVLNEENTNPGAQGELVFYARLRQGNLLRTINEYGHAIETYRDLINRYKFPEFRDALIAELALADCYAAIASSDASRAESAAAIYERLLDLPAAPVDLRVEAGYKFGLNLIARNTPARLETIWWQMINDFLLDDTQAAKLGPKGRYWMSRTLLRLGEMLEQQSKFTQAREAYSLIIRKDLPGATLAQNRITRGNG